The following are from one region of the Propionispora vibrioides genome:
- a CDS encoding cupin domain-containing protein produces MNKFIFNDYFRDPQKKIAKRMLFKSDNVIAFILNIAKGAILPGHTHLESTLFLQVIEGNAKVVTDGNETLLQVGELMQVDGQESMQVINIGEDVLRLLVTISPMGSEAFATDADI; encoded by the coding sequence GTGAACAAGTTTATTTTCAATGATTATTTCCGTGATCCTCAGAAAAAAATCGCCAAGCGGATGCTTTTCAAAAGCGATAATGTAATTGCTTTTATTCTGAACATTGCAAAAGGGGCAATACTGCCAGGACACACACATCTAGAATCAACCCTTTTCCTGCAGGTCATAGAGGGTAATGCCAAGGTTGTCACGGATGGCAATGAAACCTTGTTGCAGGTGGGCGAGTTAATGCAGGTTGATGGGCAGGAAAGCATGCAGGTTATAAACATCGGCGAAGATGTTTTGCGCCTTTTGGTCACAATTTCACCAATGGGCTCGGAAGCCTTTGCAACAGATGCAGATATTTAA
- a CDS encoding bifunctional helix-turn-helix transcriptional regulator/GNAT family N-acetyltransferase yields MIKELEKRALEVRDFNRFYTNIIGLMDKTILDSPYSLAEARVLLEIDTAGQCTASDLTKLLQIDPGYLSRILSKFTQDKFVIKDRSSVDRRAQVLTLSDKGRQTIYNLYNESTIQASKILEKLTNEEQKELIGHMVAMRNILDKKQDKTYIIRTLNPGEAGYIAYRHCVLYEKEYGLGGTFEQYVMDALTKYLNEQPEGEVWVAENIGRIVGSIAAVSTEEGIVQLRWFLIEPEYRGSGLGRQLMTTAMEYCKRKKFRQVYLWTFQDLKAARHLYKSFGFSLTEQAESDTWKSGVVEERWDMVLNN; encoded by the coding sequence ATGATAAAGGAGCTTGAAAAGCGTGCATTAGAAGTTCGAGACTTTAACCGGTTTTATACTAATATAATTGGTCTTATGGACAAGACGATACTTGATAGCCCATACTCACTTGCTGAAGCCAGAGTGTTGCTTGAAATTGATACCGCCGGTCAGTGTACGGCCAGTGATTTGACAAAATTGTTGCAGATTGACCCAGGGTATTTAAGCCGCATACTGTCCAAATTTACACAAGATAAGTTTGTTATTAAAGACCGGTCATCCGTTGACAGACGTGCCCAGGTGCTAACACTATCTGATAAAGGACGACAAACTATTTATAACCTTTACAATGAGTCAACAATACAAGCCAGTAAGATTCTTGAGAAACTGACGAACGAAGAACAGAAAGAGCTTATTGGTCACATGGTTGCAATGAGAAACATTTTGGATAAGAAGCAGGATAAGACCTATATTATACGTACGCTTAACCCCGGTGAAGCTGGATATATTGCGTATAGACATTGTGTTCTTTACGAAAAGGAATATGGACTTGGTGGAACTTTTGAGCAGTATGTAATGGATGCTCTAACAAAATATCTTAACGAACAGCCTGAAGGCGAAGTTTGGGTAGCAGAAAATATTGGACGAATTGTTGGGTCAATTGCGGCTGTCAGTACTGAGGAAGGGATAGTTCAACTTAGGTGGTTTTTAATAGAACCGGAATATCGTGGTTCAGGATTAGGCCGGCAGTTAATGACAACAGCTATGGAATACTGTAAGCGCAAGAAGTTTAGACAGGTGTATTTGTGGACGTTTCAAGATTTAAAGGCGGCGCGGCATTTATATAAAAGTTTCGGGTTTTCACTAACTGAACAAGCTGAAAGCGATACCTGGAAAAGTGGTGTAGTAGAAGAACGGTGGGACATGGTACTTAATAATTAG
- a CDS encoding BBE domain-containing protein produces MPGIRWGEDFRRAMLSYTWGVYVNSPNLAIKNWPRGYYGSNFERLTHVKSCYDPENIFSFPQGIPPAKAKSWR; encoded by the coding sequence ATGCCAGGTATCCGCTGGGGGGAGGATTTCCGCAGGGCGATGCTCTCCTATACCTGGGGGGTTTACGTCAATTCACCTAACCTTGCTATCAAAAACTGGCCCCGGGGTTACTACGGTAGTAACTTCGAACGGCTCACCCATGTTAAGTCCTGTTACGATCCAGAAAATATTTTCAGCTTCCCACAAGGTATTCCGCCCGCCAAAGCTAAAAGCTGGCGATGA
- a CDS encoding BglG family transcription antiterminator, which yields MIKISNKEMSKRKLLAELLNRTVPVTITDLASLINKTGRTTRSYLDEIQDEFKKSDIEIVRKTNVGVYIDIDDKDRENLINTLEKNKANSFTIDNFSSKYRQVYILKTLLEAKFSYTIQMFAEELYCSKSTIVNELVYVQEWLKRYNLALQRRQNQGLWIEGDERDYRKALKELIDDIKDKEQQFEDLTETETKLDYRIDIVDYVKIKNMFSKINLYTIQRIIQQAEKKLGVYFTDQAFLNLITHMAITIERLKNHKAVSGNENYLESLKKEREYAIAEWVVNELSKEFKVNFPEEEIGYISIHMIGAKIQDHGEKCSEIIEKYDVNLTDAAKSIISLSSEILNIDLTKDEGLLTRLVLHLRPTIMRLKYGLRLTNPILYKIKEEYTNIFGVAWACNSIFERNFGVSINEDEVGYLVLHLALAVENIRSKIKTVIVCSSGIGTSQLVASKLVRKFDNLEITHILPYNRLNQKIIDEADLIVTTIKNICNSKKIVYVSTLVNENDYINIADAIEKRKKRQMDDIPLSDFEVNKESDVDECKEKIFEKELCFLDNDISDFFQAINYYGKLMEKMGYAKIGFHEDILNREKIGSTYIGKGIAIPHSKDVFVNKSRVCVVKFKNPVVWKENELDIIFILCLKFNDVNNTKKFFKKFYSIFEDNEMINKIKNAQSINDVNFLFD from the coding sequence GTGATAAAAATTAGTAATAAAGAAATGAGTAAAAGAAAGTTACTTGCCGAGTTGTTGAATCGAACGGTTCCCGTTACAATAACAGACTTAGCCAGTCTTATAAATAAGACTGGTAGAACGACAAGAAGTTATTTAGATGAAATTCAAGATGAGTTTAAGAAGTCTGATATTGAAATTGTTAGGAAGACAAATGTTGGGGTTTATATTGATATTGATGATAAAGATAGAGAGAATTTAATAAATACACTTGAGAAGAATAAGGCGAATTCTTTTACTATTGATAATTTTTCATCTAAATATCGGCAAGTATATATTCTAAAAACACTCCTTGAAGCTAAATTTTCTTATACAATTCAGATGTTTGCTGAGGAGCTATATTGCAGTAAAAGTACCATTGTGAATGAACTGGTTTATGTCCAAGAATGGCTGAAAAGATATAATCTTGCATTACAAAGAAGGCAAAATCAAGGATTATGGATAGAAGGAGATGAAAGGGATTATCGAAAGGCGCTAAAAGAGCTGATTGATGATATAAAAGATAAAGAACAACAATTTGAAGATTTAACTGAAACCGAAACAAAGTTGGACTATAGAATCGACATAGTTGATTATGTAAAAATCAAGAATATGTTTTCTAAAATAAATTTGTATACTATTCAACGAATTATTCAACAGGCAGAAAAAAAATTAGGAGTTTATTTTACCGATCAGGCATTCCTTAATTTAATTACCCATATGGCTATTACTATTGAAAGATTAAAAAATCATAAAGCCGTGTCCGGAAATGAAAACTATCTTGAGAGTTTAAAAAAAGAACGGGAATATGCCATTGCAGAATGGGTTGTAAATGAGCTTAGCAAAGAATTTAAAGTGAACTTTCCGGAAGAAGAAATTGGTTATATATCAATCCATATGATAGGAGCAAAAATTCAAGATCACGGTGAAAAGTGTAGCGAAATTATTGAAAAGTATGATGTTAATTTAACAGATGCAGCCAAAAGCATAATTTCATTGTCTTCTGAAATTTTGAATATAGATTTAACCAAAGATGAAGGGCTATTAACCAGATTAGTGTTGCATTTAAGGCCAACAATTATGAGATTAAAATATGGTCTTAGATTGACAAACCCAATACTTTATAAAATAAAAGAAGAATATACAAATATATTTGGAGTTGCTTGGGCTTGTAACAGTATTTTCGAAAGAAATTTTGGTGTATCAATAAATGAAGATGAAGTTGGATATTTAGTACTTCATTTGGCATTAGCAGTTGAAAATATACGAAGCAAGATAAAGACTGTAATTGTCTGCTCAAGCGGAATAGGTACTTCTCAGTTGGTAGCCTCAAAACTGGTTAGAAAATTTGATAATCTTGAAATAACACATATACTGCCCTATAATCGGTTAAATCAAAAAATAATAGATGAAGCAGATTTAATCGTTACAACAATAAAAAATATTTGTAATAGTAAAAAAATAGTATATGTATCAACGCTTGTTAATGAAAATGATTATATTAACATCGCAGATGCGATTGAAAAGAGAAAGAAAAGGCAAATGGATGATATTCCTCTTTCAGATTTCGAAGTAAATAAAGAATCAGATGTTGATGAATGTAAAGAAAAGATTTTTGAAAAAGAGTTATGTTTTTTAGATAATGATATTTCTGATTTTTTTCAAGCTATAAACTATTATGGTAAATTAATGGAGAAAATGGGTTACGCCAAAATTGGTTTTCATGAGGATATTTTAAATAGGGAAAAAATAGGATCAACATACATTGGAAAAGGCATAGCGATACCCCATTCTAAAGATGTATTTGTAAATAAATCAAGGGTATGTGTAGTGAAGTTTAAAAATCCCGTAGTCTGGAAAGAAAATGAGTTGGATATTATTTTTATCCTATGCTTAAAATTTAATGATGTTAATAATACGAAAAAATTTTTTAAAAAATTCTATTCTATATTTGAAGATAATGAAATGATAAACAAAATTAAAAATGCTCAGAGTATAAATGATGTAAATTTTTTATTCGACTAG
- a CDS encoding PTS sugar transporter subunit IIA — MEQIITKDLLILDLASSTKEDVIKDMAKVIESEDRLDNLEGYLEQVFKREETFPTSVGFEVAIPHGKTDAVKWPTVAFSRLKNEVKWSNEESVKYVFLIAVPEKEAGNMHLQIIAQLSRKIMREEFREQLKNASEADELLKILTM, encoded by the coding sequence ATGGAACAAATAATAACAAAGGATTTACTTATATTGGACTTAGCTTCTTCTACTAAAGAAGATGTAATTAAAGACATGGCAAAAGTTATCGAATCCGAGGACCGGTTGGATAATTTAGAAGGTTACTTGGAACAAGTGTTTAAAAGGGAAGAAACTTTTCCTACCTCAGTTGGTTTCGAGGTTGCTATTCCACATGGCAAGACTGATGCCGTTAAATGGCCTACCGTTGCTTTTTCCCGATTGAAAAATGAGGTTAAGTGGAGTAACGAAGAGAGTGTTAAATATGTATTTCTAATTGCAGTGCCGGAAAAGGAAGCCGGAAATATGCATTTGCAAATTATCGCACAACTTTCTAGAAAAATAATGAGGGAAGAATTCAGAGAACAACTGAAGAATGCGTCAGAGGCAGATGAACTTCTGAAGATATTGACAATGTAA
- a CDS encoding PTS fructose transporter subunit EIIC — protein sequence MDDLKGLFKNTRQHLMSGVSYMIPFVVAGGVLLALSVLLFGSASVPPEGTRLNDLFNIGAAGLGLMVPILAGFIAFSMADRPGIAPGAIGGFLANKIGAGFLGGIVAGILAGVIVFYLKKIKVPTIMRSVMPIFVIPLVGTFIVGGLMMWALGTPIAGLMSGMKAWLEGLGTGNLGILGIIVGLMIAFDMGGPINKVAYGFGVAMVGTIDTATGMASPIALTIMAGIGVAICVPPIGMGVATLLAPKKYTAEEREAGKAAILMGLIGITEGAIPFAAADPLKVIPSIMAGSAVGSVAAMLLGAGNPAPWGGWIVLPVTKGAGAYIIATLVGVAVTALLVNILKRKVNQATSNTDTGDGSQEVELTFE from the coding sequence ATGGATGATTTAAAAGGTTTATTCAAAAACACAAGGCAACATTTGATGTCGGGGGTATCGTACATGATTCCCTTCGTTGTTGCAGGCGGTGTACTGCTAGCGCTTTCAGTTCTATTATTTGGTTCAGCATCTGTACCTCCAGAAGGAACAAGACTTAATGACTTATTTAATATCGGCGCAGCTGGTTTGGGACTTATGGTACCAATCCTTGCAGGTTTTATAGCATTTTCAATGGCAGATAGGCCTGGTATTGCACCGGGAGCTATTGGTGGTTTCCTTGCCAATAAAATTGGTGCAGGTTTTTTAGGCGGGATAGTGGCAGGTATACTGGCAGGAGTCATTGTATTTTATTTAAAGAAGATTAAAGTTCCGACAATCATGCGTTCCGTTATGCCGATATTTGTTATTCCATTAGTGGGTACGTTCATAGTTGGCGGACTTATGATGTGGGCTTTAGGTACTCCAATAGCGGGTTTGATGAGCGGAATGAAGGCTTGGTTAGAGGGATTAGGGACTGGTAACTTAGGTATATTAGGAATAATTGTAGGTTTGATGATTGCTTTTGATATGGGTGGTCCAATAAATAAAGTGGCTTATGGCTTTGGTGTAGCCATGGTTGGTACGATTGATACGGCAACAGGAATGGCATCTCCCATTGCATTAACAATTATGGCGGGGATTGGTGTGGCTATATGTGTACCGCCAATTGGAATGGGGGTTGCTACTTTACTAGCACCAAAGAAGTACACTGCTGAAGAAAGAGAAGCCGGGAAAGCGGCCATATTAATGGGTCTTATCGGAATCACAGAAGGGGCCATACCATTTGCTGCAGCAGATCCCTTAAAGGTCATACCTTCTATCATGGCAGGTTCTGCGGTAGGATCAGTTGCAGCCATGTTATTAGGAGCGGGAAATCCGGCACCCTGGGGCGGATGGATTGTTTTGCCGGTTACTAAAGGCGCAGGTGCTTATATTATTGCTACTCTGGTAGGTGTAGCCGTAACGGCTCTATTGGTAAATATTTTAAAGCGAAAAGTAAATCAAGCTACTAGTAACACTGATACCGGAGATGGTAGTCAGGAAGTTGAGTTAACTTTTGAATAA
- a CDS encoding PTS fructose-like transporter subunit IIB, with amino-acid sequence MKILAVTACPSGVAHTYMAAEALEKAAKVKGIEIKVETQGSIGIENKITAADIKDTDAVILTKDMGIKEAERFNGLPIVKVAISDVVKKAEQILDKVEAYINGKKQV; translated from the coding sequence ATGAAAATTTTAGCAGTAACAGCATGTCCTTCAGGAGTTGCCCACACTTATATGGCAGCTGAAGCATTGGAGAAAGCGGCAAAAGTTAAAGGTATTGAAATTAAAGTTGAGACACAAGGTTCTATTGGAATAGAAAATAAAATTACTGCCGCAGATATCAAAGATACAGATGCAGTAATTTTAACGAAAGATATGGGAATTAAGGAAGCTGAAAGGTTTAATGGACTTCCAATTGTCAAAGTTGCAATTAGCGATGTGGTAAAGAAGGCTGAACAAATATTAGACAAAGTTGAAGCGTATATTAATGGAAAGAAACAGGTTTAG
- a CDS encoding DeoR/GlpR family DNA-binding transcription regulator has product MFAEERLSEIISLLNSAGKLKVKELSSRFSVTEDCIRKDLKILENQGHLKRTYGGAVQIRESANNYDIRSRKEINVPSKTIIAEKAFGIILDRETIFLDLSTTNILLAKLLAGSAKKVTVVTNTLEILNILCSQNNITVVATGGILNKNLLGFTGAATIELISRYKFDKSFIGSCGVDAFDKNITTFDIDDGITKKAIIEASKKSYLVMENNKFHFDGNYKFATLDDIDCIIIDELPDSEIIKILEDSNIKLL; this is encoded by the coding sequence TTGTTTGCTGAAGAACGTCTATCGGAAATAATTAGCCTCCTTAACTCTGCAGGGAAACTTAAAGTTAAAGAGCTCAGCAGCAGATTTAGTGTCACGGAAGATTGTATTAGAAAAGATCTTAAAATCCTGGAAAATCAAGGACATTTAAAAAGAACCTATGGTGGTGCAGTTCAGATTAGAGAATCCGCCAATAATTACGACATACGATCCAGAAAAGAAATTAACGTACCTTCCAAAACAATTATTGCTGAAAAAGCTTTCGGTATTATTTTAGATCGGGAAACGATATTTTTAGATTTATCTACAACAAATATTTTACTTGCAAAGCTACTAGCAGGGAGTGCCAAAAAAGTTACAGTTGTTACAAATACATTGGAAATATTAAATATATTATGTTCTCAAAATAATATTACTGTAGTAGCTACGGGAGGTATACTGAACAAAAATTTGTTAGGTTTTACTGGGGCTGCAACGATTGAACTTATTTCCCGCTATAAGTTCGATAAATCATTTATTGGCAGTTGCGGAGTAGATGCCTTTGATAAAAATATAACAACTTTTGATATTGACGACGGCATTACAAAAAAAGCAATAATTGAAGCAAGCAAAAAAAGTTATTTGGTCATGGAAAACAACAAGTTCCATTTTGATGGTAATTACAAATTTGCAACTCTGGACGACATAGATTGTATAATAATAGATGAACTTCCTGACAGCGAAATAATCAAAATACTTGAGGATTCAAATATAAAGTTGCTATAA
- a CDS encoding glycyl radical protein, giving the protein MEKLIQTKRVSILKEKMMAQPRFVSIEQALIIKKTYEENEEKPVIIKRALALKNALLHLDIAVEPEEKIVGNRTIGVRYGVVFPESGSSWIDREFEILPTRPQDKFNVHKGDIDSFRKTIRPYFKGKSLEDVIRTRYGQEIDEIAKVVKINQKDHAQGHICPSCQKWLQYGPEELKQQAIAKLENATGKQYDFYQSVILVMEGAQAFIMRYHDLLVEKAKQEIDAADKANMLEIAAICKNVSTKPPGSFHEAVQSIWFLFVILHMESNASSFSPGRMDSFLYPYYKKDIEGGKIDKQKALEIIECIWLKFNQIVYLRNSHSAKYFAGFPIGFNIAIGGQDENGNDFFNELSFLFLKAQEHLGLPQPNLSVRLHKGTNELLLKEAIKVVAKGSGMPQFFNDEAIISSMMNLGVTGKDARDYAIVGCVELTTQGNNLGWSDAAMFNLNKVLELTLNNGKCLVTGNNIGPDGGNLTDYNTFADLEDAFAKNINYFIEKMILACEQVEKAHIDILPSPFLSAVIDNCLEKGMDVTAGGAVYNFSGIQMIQIANLADSLAAIKLLVYEEKRILKEELLKALQCNFEGYEVIRTMLLKRAPKYGNDIAYVDELGAKWARFFSEKLSHYTNYRGGRYHTGMYTVSAHVPMGENVGASADGRYAATPLADGGMSPVYGRDIAGPTAVLKSVSLLDNYLTTNGGLLNMKFLPEFFKTENNIDKFAKFLRAFVDLEIPHIQFNVLRKEDLLAAQKDPEKYRNLTVRVAGYTAYFTELAGELQNEIIARTSYGDL; this is encoded by the coding sequence ATGGAAAAATTAATCCAAACCAAGCGGGTTAGCATTCTAAAGGAAAAAATGATGGCTCAACCAAGGTTTGTATCCATTGAACAAGCCTTAATTATTAAAAAGACATATGAAGAAAATGAAGAGAAACCAGTAATCATCAAAAGGGCACTTGCATTAAAAAATGCATTGCTGCACTTAGATATTGCAGTAGAACCGGAGGAGAAGATTGTAGGGAATCGTACAATCGGGGTGAGGTATGGCGTCGTATTTCCGGAAAGTGGAAGTTCCTGGATTGACCGTGAATTTGAAATCCTTCCAACCAGGCCACAAGATAAATTCAATGTACACAAAGGAGATATTGACAGTTTTAGAAAAACAATTAGACCATATTTCAAGGGTAAATCGTTAGAAGATGTGATTAGGACCCGATACGGGCAGGAAATTGACGAGATTGCCAAGGTAGTAAAAATCAATCAAAAGGATCATGCACAAGGGCATATTTGTCCCAGTTGCCAAAAGTGGTTACAGTATGGGCCGGAGGAATTAAAGCAACAGGCTATTGCAAAATTAGAAAACGCGACCGGCAAACAATATGACTTTTATCAAAGTGTCATTTTAGTAATGGAAGGTGCTCAAGCCTTTATTATGCGATATCATGACCTTCTGGTGGAAAAGGCAAAGCAGGAGATTGATGCCGCTGATAAAGCGAATATGCTTGAGATTGCGGCTATTTGTAAAAATGTAAGTACGAAACCGCCCGGTTCTTTTCATGAGGCAGTACAATCAATCTGGTTCCTCTTTGTAATCCTTCATATGGAATCAAATGCATCTTCTTTTTCACCGGGAAGAATGGATAGCTTCTTATATCCGTATTATAAAAAGGATATAGAAGGCGGTAAAATTGATAAACAGAAGGCATTAGAAATCATAGAATGCATTTGGTTAAAGTTCAATCAGATTGTTTATTTGAGAAACTCCCATAGCGCTAAATATTTTGCAGGGTTTCCCATTGGTTTTAATATTGCAATTGGCGGCCAAGATGAAAACGGTAATGACTTTTTTAATGAATTATCTTTTCTATTTCTAAAAGCTCAGGAGCATTTGGGCTTGCCACAACCCAACTTGTCAGTAAGGCTTCATAAGGGAACCAATGAGCTTTTGTTAAAAGAAGCAATAAAAGTAGTTGCTAAAGGCAGTGGAATGCCACAGTTTTTTAATGACGAAGCTATTATTTCTTCCATGATGAATCTAGGTGTGACCGGAAAAGATGCCAGAGATTATGCTATTGTAGGTTGCGTTGAGCTTACTACCCAGGGAAATAACCTTGGTTGGAGTGATGCCGCAATGTTTAATTTAAATAAGGTTTTGGAATTAACTTTAAACAATGGGAAGTGTTTGGTAACTGGGAATAATATTGGACCTGATGGGGGAAATCTAACGGACTATAATACTTTTGCAGACTTGGAAGATGCTTTTGCCAAAAACATAAACTATTTTATAGAAAAAATGATTTTGGCTTGTGAGCAAGTGGAAAAAGCGCATATAGATATTCTCCCTTCCCCGTTTTTGTCGGCAGTTATTGATAACTGCCTAGAGAAGGGTATGGATGTGACTGCCGGGGGAGCGGTATATAATTTCTCTGGTATTCAAATGATTCAAATCGCTAATTTAGCCGATAGTTTGGCAGCCATTAAGCTTTTAGTATATGAGGAAAAACGAATTTTAAAAGAAGAGTTATTAAAAGCCTTACAATGCAACTTTGAAGGTTATGAAGTTATTCGTACCATGCTGCTTAAACGTGCACCTAAGTATGGAAATGATATTGCTTACGTTGACGAGCTTGGCGCAAAATGGGCAAGATTCTTTAGTGAAAAATTAAGTCATTATACCAATTATCGGGGGGGAAGATATCATACGGGAATGTATACCGTTTCCGCCCATGTACCGATGGGTGAAAATGTGGGAGCCTCAGCAGACGGAAGATATGCGGCAACTCCTTTGGCCGATGGCGGTATGTCTCCTGTATATGGAAGAGATATTGCTGGGCCAACAGCTGTATTAAAATCAGTTTCTCTATTGGATAATTATTTAACTACCAATGGAGGACTGTTGAATATGAAATTTTTACCGGAATTCTTTAAAACGGAAAATAATATTGATAAGTTTGCAAAGTTTTTGAGAGCCTTTGTAGATCTGGAGATACCACATATCCAGTTCAATGTACTAAGGAAAGAAGATTTGCTTGCAGCACAAAAAGATCCTGAAAAATATAGAAATTTAACTGTGAGAGTGGCAGGTTATACTGCTTACTTTACGGAACTGGCAGGTGAACTACAGAATGAAATTATTGCCAGAACAAGTTATGGAGACTTATGA
- a CDS encoding glycyl-radical enzyme activating protein — MKLLPEQVMETYDTKKIKGSVFDIRRFSTHDGAGIRTTIFLKGCPLRCVWCHNPEGLSLKPRLMYLENQCIHCGTCTKVCKGNSIILKEGRLHIDRTVTDEWEDPIDACPAACLTMDCKSYTVEQLVEVGLKDAAFFRHGGGITLSGGEPLLQENFAIALLKAFHEAGVDTAMETSLYVDRETVAKALRYLDTIYADFKVFDSQKHKELTKVTNDKIKDNIKFILESNKRDQVIIRTPLIPTMTAEQENIFSIAKFITNIYPEVKYELLNYNPLAQAKYSLVEMEYCFEENPRMYTEDEMNEFREVAKKAGIKNLIIEV, encoded by the coding sequence ATGAAATTATTGCCAGAACAAGTTATGGAGACTTATGATACAAAAAAAATAAAGGGCAGTGTATTTGATATTCGAAGGTTTTCTACCCATGACGGTGCCGGAATTCGAACAACTATTTTTTTAAAAGGATGTCCGTTGCGGTGTGTTTGGTGTCATAATCCGGAAGGTCTTTCGCTAAAGCCACGGCTTATGTATTTGGAAAATCAGTGTATCCATTGCGGAACCTGTACCAAAGTATGTAAAGGCAATTCCATTATTTTAAAAGAAGGCAGGCTTCATATTGACAGAACGGTTACAGATGAGTGGGAAGATCCGATTGATGCCTGTCCGGCGGCCTGTTTAACCATGGATTGCAAATCATATACGGTAGAACAATTAGTAGAAGTGGGTTTAAAAGATGCAGCTTTTTTCCGGCATGGCGGAGGGATAACCTTATCGGGAGGAGAGCCGCTTTTACAAGAAAACTTTGCAATTGCATTGTTAAAAGCGTTTCACGAAGCCGGGGTTGACACTGCAATGGAGACTTCGCTTTATGTAGACCGGGAGACAGTTGCAAAGGCGCTCCGCTATTTAGATACGATCTATGCGGATTTTAAAGTATTTGATAGCCAAAAACATAAAGAATTAACTAAAGTGACAAATGACAAGATTAAGGACAATATAAAATTCATTTTGGAGTCGAACAAAAGGGATCAAGTAATTATTAGAACACCACTTATTCCAACCATGACAGCTGAGCAAGAAAACATTTTTTCTATAGCAAAATTTATTACAAATATTTATCCTGAGGTAAAATATGAATTGTTGAACTATAACCCTTTAGCGCAGGCAAAATATAGCTTAGTGGAAATGGAATATTGCTTTGAAGAAAACCCAAGAATGTACACTGAAGATGAAATGAATGAATTTAGAGAAGTGGCAAAAAAGGCAGGAATTAAGAATCTCATCATTGAGGTTTAA